Below is a window of Solanum stenotomum isolate F172 chromosome 7, ASM1918654v1, whole genome shotgun sequence DNA.
GATCTTCTGGAAGTATCCCATAACACATGTAGTCAATAATGGGTTGTCTCCACTCTTCCTTCGCGGCTTCAGAAACGGCGACGAAATGATTAAACTCATTTTCTATACATTCTTCCTCATTTGGCGGTGGTACTATCCAATTTTGACAAATAGTCACTTGCGTCTGATCAGGAAGGGTTAGTGTTGAAGCTAGAGCAGCCAATGCATCAGCTTTTTTATTCTCCGTTCTACGCACATGTTGAAGGGTTACATCTCCAAGCCATCCTATCAACTTTTGAGCATAATCATGATAAGGACGCAATTCAGGCTTCTTCACCTCATAACTTCCCAAGAGTTGGTTGATCACCAACTGAGAGTCACCAAAGACTTGTAAGTTTAACATCTCAAGTCCAAGTATCAACGCTTGGTATTCAGCGACATTATTGGAGCAACATTGCTTCAAAGAAAATGAGAATGGTAGGATCTCTTCTTGTGAAGTAATGAACACTACACCAGCACCAGCTCCGCCACGATGTGCAGCTCCATCAAAGTACATTTTCCAAGGAGGTAGAACTTCAATTAACATTGCATCTTCATCAGGAAGCTCATCAGTTAAATCCCAATCATTTGGTATCGGATGGTCTACCAAGAAATTCGCCAATGCTTGTCCTTTCACAGCTTTTTGAGGGATGTACACGATCTCAAACTGTTGGAATTGGAGGTACCATCTTGCTAGTCGGTCACTAAGGACAGGTTTCGACATAACAAACTTGATGGGATTTGCTCTAGAAATAAGACGAACAACATGTGCTTGAAAATAATGcttcatcttttgaattgagaagACTAGCGCCAAGCATAATTTTTCAATCGGTGAATAGTTCAGCTCATTTGGTGTCATCGTTCTACTCAAGTAGTAAAGAGAGTTTTCTTTGCCTTCACTATTCTCTTGAGCTAACAGGGCTCCTACGGACCTTTCTTGTACCGCAATGTAGAGTATCAATGGCTTTCCAGGTATAGGGGCTGCCAAAACTGGAGGTTTTGCTAGATATGACTTGATACTTTTAAAGGCGTCGCTACATGTTTCGTCCCAATTAAAAGGAGCGCCCTTCTTCATGAGATGACCGAATGGTTGGCATCGTCCTGCCAGGTTTGAGATGAACCTCCTCAAGTAGGCTAGCTTTCCTTGGAGACTTTTTAACTCATGAATGTTTTGAGGTGCAAGCATCTTCAATATTGCATCAACTTTGGCTTGATCAATCTCAATTCCTCGATGTCTCACAATGAAGCCAAGGAACTTTCCAGAAGTAACTCCAAAGGCACACTTCAATGGATTCATCCTTAGTTGATATCTTCGAAGCAGCTCAAACACCATTCTTAAGTCTTTCAAATGATCACTCCTCTTTATGAATTTTACCACCAGGTCATCAACATaacattcaacatttttatgAAGCAAgtcatcaaatatattttgcataGCCCTTTGATATGTAGCACCAGCATTCTTTAAACCAAATGGCATCACTTGGTAGCAATAAATACCCTTAGGTGTGCGCAATGCGGTGAGTTCTTCATCCTTTGGAGCCATGCGGATTTGATTATAGCCAGAAGAACCGTCCATGAACGACATTGCCTCATATCCAGTGGTGGCATCAATCATCAGCTCTAGAATGGGAAGAGGAAACTCATCTTTAGGGCATGCATTATTAAGATCTCTAAAGTCAACACATACTCGAATTtgaccattcttcttcttcacaggaacaatacttgaaatccaTGTAGGATATTTAACCTCACGAATAAAGCCTGCCTCAATGAGTTTATTAACTTCATTTTCTATCAATGGAACCAAGTCTGGCCTAAAGCATCTTTGAGCTTGCTTAATGGGCCGAGAACCATTTTTGACTGCCAACTGATGGACCGCTACTTTAGGATTCAATCCAGGCATTTCTTTATAACTCCAAGCGAAGACATCCCTATATTCTTTTAGTATATTCATATAAGcgatttcttcatcaacttctagAAAGGCACTCAAGTAAGTTGGCCTTGGGTCTTCATCAGTGCCAATGTTAACTTCTTTCAAAGGGTCTATTGTGGTCTTTACTCCTTCTTCAAGTTTCGGTGGAGCATCTCCAGCATCTTCCTCTTCTAAAGGATCATTGTCATTGACAGATATATGACAACACCAGACAATATCTTCTAACTCTTCATCAATCTTTATTTGAGGTAGAGAATCGTACTCATTTTGGATTGTAACATGATTTGAGGAGCCTacactttcttcatcttcctcgcGCTCCTTCGTGTAAACCACGGTGCGAACCTTTGCCTTAAGCTCCTCTTTACATGAAACTACAAGTTCCACTCGTCGCCTCATTCTAGAAGGAATTAAACTTTTGAAGCCCTTTCAAACCAACTGTGAAGCAGGCGTTGTAACTTTTAAATAACTTctcatatttttgtttttcttcaatggaCCTAATCTCTTGAACACAGAAGTTCTTGCAGTCGATTCTCCGAGTCGATCAAAGACGGAAAGCCTTCTATTGGGAACAGCAACATCATCTTCAAAAGTTATATGATTATTACTTGCTCTTCTTATGGAGATGCGAACTGGCGGTGGTTGGTTATAGCCTATACCCTCACGTGCTTGCCTGGTTTTATCAACTGATGGGAGTTTCCCTAACATTGATGGCTCATTAGGGTTATATCCAGCCTTCGCAAATAACTTGTAAGCATTAGGATCAAAACCTTCTCCCGTGCGTTTTGTAGGGAGTGCTACATCTCGCACTTGATTTTGAGCGATTGTCTTTATTGACAGCTTTGAAGGCAAGTTTATTGCATCAATCCGTCTGATAGGAAAAGTTAGTCCTCTTAATGCATCTTCTTGAAGGTTAGGTGATTTgacttcttctttctttacttttggAACATAGCGAAGTCCAGAAGTCAGATTCTTCTTTGAAGACATGGTCTTCCCTTCATTGAGATTGGGACAAAGTACTTTAGTGTCAACTTTTACCTTTTCGACAGCTGTATCGATTATTTTGCTTGTGATCTTGTCAGACTTGGTTGATTTGACATCATTAGATTTTGTCCCTTTAACAACATAACTCTTCAAGTAGAATTTTGCATCGGCAAAGTGCGTCTCAACTTCGGTGAAAGGATTATCGTCTGCAACTATCTTCCTTTCAATCCCGTCTTTAAGATACTTCAAACATTGATAGTAAGAAGATGAGACAATTCTATTCTCATGTACCCAAGGCCTACCGAGTAATATATTGTATGAAGTCTTTGCATCGATCACGTGCATCCACGCGCTTGATCGCAAATCTTCCATGTGAATTTCGAATTTAATAGAGCCTATGGACCTCTGTCCTCCTTGATTGAATCCTTGTATCAATAAACGACTTTCACTAAGTTCTTCGGTCGTGATGCCGAGTTCCTTCAATGTGTGGATAGGCAGG
It encodes the following:
- the LOC125869840 gene encoding uncharacterized protein LOC125869840, which gives rise to MRRRVELVVSCKEELKAKVRTVVYTKEREEDEESVGSSNHVTIQNEYDSLPQIKIDEELEDIVWCCHISVNDNDPLEEEDAGDAPPKLEEGVKTTIDPLKEVNIGTDEDPRPTYLSAFLEVDEEIAYMNILKEYRDVFAWSYKEMPGLNPKVAVHQLAVKNGSRPIKQAQRCFRPDLVPLIENEVNKLIEAGFIREVKYPTWISSIVPVKKKNGQIRVCVDFRDLNNACPKDEFPLPILELMIDATTGYEAMSFMDGSSGYNQIRMAPKDEELTALRTPKGIYCYQVMPFGLKNAGATYQRAMQNIFDDLLHKNVECYVDDLVVKFIKRSDHLKDLRMVFELLRRYQLRMNPLKCAFGVTSGKFLGFIVRHRGIEIDQAKVDAILKMLAPQNIHELKSLQGKLAYLRRFISNLAGRCQPFGHLMKKGAPFNWDETCSDAFKSIKSYLAKPPVLAAPIPGKPLILYIAVQERSVGALLAQENSEGKENSLYYLSRTMTPNELNYSPIEKLCLALVFSIQKMKHYFQAHVVRLISRANPIKFVMSKPVLSDRLARWYLQFQQFEIVYIPQKAVKGQALANFLVDHPIPNDWDLTDELPDEDAMLIEVLPPWKMYFDGAAHRGGAGAGVVFITSQEEILPFSFSLKQCCSNNVAEYQALILGLEMLNLQVFGDSQLVINQLLGSYEVKKPELRPYHDYAQKLIGWLGDVTLQHVRRTENKKADALAALASTLTLPDQTQVTICQNWIVPPPNEEECIENEFNHFVAVSEAAKEEWRQPIIDYMCYGILPEDPKRRTDIRRRAPHFLYYKDTLYRRSFDGVLLRCLGEEEAIQALQEAHSGVCGSHQSGPKLHFHIKRMGYYWPTMVKDCLDYARRCDACQFHANFIHQPPEVLHPTIASWPFDAWGLDVVGPLPKSSGGHLYILAATDYFSKWAEAVALKEVKKENVANFIRVNIIYRFGIPRYIITDNGKPFDNKLMNKICDLFNFKQRKSSMYHAAANGLAEAFNKTLCNLLKKEYQYFDLNRSVSDAQLSLVDNSDI